The Streptomyces showdoensis region CACGCGCCTTCGACATCAACGTCACGTCCGTCCACCTCGCCCTGGCCGCCGCCCACCAGGCCGGAGTGCCCCACGCCGTACACCTCTCCAGCCTGTCGGTCTTCCGTGACCTCACCTCACGCGCGCTCGACGAGACGGTGCCGCCGGACGCCACCGACCCGTACGGCCTGACCAAACGCCTCGCCGAACAGGTCTGCCACGCCGCCGTCGCCCAGTGGGACATGTCGGTGACCGTGCTGCGCCTGGCCTGGCCGACCACCGACGAGGCGTGGCCCGCCTGGGCGTTGCCCGGCCGACCGCCCAGGACCCACACCCTCGACGGCGCTCCGGTCCACGCCCTGGCCGCCGACGACCTGGCGCGAGCGGTGCTGGCCGCCCTGGAGCACCGCGCCGGCTACGACGTCTTCCACATCACGGGGACCGACCGGGCCGGACTCTGGAACCAGGCCAAGGCCCGCGACCTGCTGCACTGGGAACCGCGACGCCGGTGACCGCCCCCAGCGACCGGTGCGGTGGGCCGACGCCACGGAGGACCCCTTCGGCGGCGGAGGGAGGAGGGCCCCCGCGCCCCGAGGCCTTGCCCGCGCCGTCCTGCTGCTCGCCCTCACCACACCGGTACGCAGCAGCGCGTCGAGCCGGCCGGTCGGCCATCCGGGCCCGTCAGGAGCGCCCCGTCCGGGATCGGGTCAGACACGTGTGGTGGCGCGCAGAAGCCGGTTCTGTCGGTGCAGGGCGAGTTCTCCGGGGGCGCAGGCTGCGAGGGTGTCCGGGTCGGTGACGGGTGGGCGGGCGGTGCGGACGACGGAAGCGGCAGCGTCGCGCAGCCAAGCCGGGTCGGGTTCGGCTTCGGCGAAGGTGGCCAGCCGGGCCAGGTGGTGCTCCGGTTCGTCGAGGATGTCCTCGTAGGTCAGGGCCATCCGCCGGTCTGCGGGCAGGCGGATGAACTCTTCCACTCCGTGGGTGATCAGGCCCGACCAGAAGGTGCCGAACGCGGCCAGGGGGATCGGGGAGCGCATCACCAGCTCGCAGTCCACGTCGCCCGCCAGGTGAGCCAGGTGCTCCGGCAGGGACGCGGGCGTGCTCGGGGGCCGATCTGGAAGGGGGAGGTGAGGCCGAGCAGCCCCATGGCCCGCGTCCGCAACAGGAGGGTGCGGAAGCCGATGTGCCGGCTCATCGACAGGGCGCACGCGGGTCCGGAGCGGCTCAGGTGTACGAAGCGGGCTTCCGGGAACATCGCGCACAGCGCCGGGAGGAAGGCGAGAGAGGCGCCCGAGCGCTCCACCACCACCGAGCCGCCCAGCCGTCGCGAGAGTTCGGCGAACAGCGCACGGTAGTGGACGGCAGTCGGCCGGGCGGGGCCAGCCGGGGATCGTGGCGGCGAGGTCGTCGTGCAGTGCGTCGGGGGTGGCGCTCAGCGCCGGCAGCGCCATGTGCGAGATGGCAGGAACACCGGTCTCGGGCCGGAAGCGCCCGTCCGCGTAGGGGTAGAGCAGCTCGGGCATGGGGTGACCGGAGGCTGCGATCGCGTCGAGGGGGCGGGCCGGCCCGCTCAGGAGCGACCAGAAGTCCCGCCCGTCGACCACCCCGCCCTCGAACGCGAGATGTCCCCGGCAGGCCAGTGACGTGAAGAACTCGTTCATGCTCAGCACATCGGGATGAGCCTGCAGGGCGCGCGACAGCATGGTCGACCCACACCGCCCGCTCCCCACGATGAAGGTGAGATTCATGAACCCTCCAACACGTCATCCCGCTCCGTAACCGAACATGACGGTAAGTCACACCACCAGTCGGTGTCCCGGGCCGGAACAAGACCCAGCGGGGACCCCCGCGCCCTCCGCGCAAGACACGCCCGTGACCAGCGGGGCGCACCGAAGCTCAGGGCAGCGAGCCGGACTCAGGAGGGATTCACGCGGACGGGTGACCGGACTCCCGCCCTGGTACGGGTGAACTCTCGCCTCTGTGCCGCGCGACCATCTCCACCGGCGGTCCGGGGAAGGCCGAGTGGGGGAGAACCGGAGGCCACGAAGGCCGCTCACCGCGCACGTGGTGGCAACGGCTCAACCAGCCCGCCGTGCCGTCCGTCTCCGTCGGAGTGCCCAGACCACCAGGGCCGGCACGGCGACTTATTTTTTTGTTTAATTACTATAATATTAAATTATTTGCTTTTTATTTAATTTTATTTAAATTAATATTAATAAATTTCTAACTTAAATAAAAATAATTAAATTTTTTTATGATGTTTTATTTATATATATTTAGTTTATTTAATTATTTTTATTGGAATTAAATTTATTATTTTTTTAATTTATTGTAAATTTTTAAATTGTGTAATTAATTTATATATGCTCTTTTAAATCTTATTCTTAAGAAATTTTATTTATTTTTAATAATTTAAAAGATATTTATTTAATCTAATTTATAATTTTGTAAAGAAATTAGATATACAAACTTATAGACATTAAAAATTATTTATCTTTCTATTAATTTTTTTAATTTCATATTATAGTAAAATAATAAAATTAATCTATAAATTAAAAAAAAAAATATATATAAATATAAAAATTTTATATAATTTTTAAATCTTAATGTAATAAGTAAAAACATTTAGGCAGTATTTTCGATAAAAAATTACTGTTTCCTATTGTTGTTTTAATTATTAAAATCTTTACAATAATAATTTTGATGCCCATTTAAATAAGCGATTAAATAAAATTATTATTATATAAAAATATTTATTCAAAATTTTATAATTGTTTTATGCTTAAATCCACTTTTTCTTTTATTTTAT contains the following coding sequences:
- a CDS encoding NAD-dependent epimerase/dehydratase family protein gives rise to the protein MRVLVIGGSGYVAGLILPVLTARHEVTVLDPRPSAGGAHTHLTGSATDPVALTAAMDGADVVLHTALANPTGRQLADAARAFDINVTSVHLALAAAHQAGVPHAVHLSSLSVFRDLTSRALDETVPPDATDPYGLTKRLAEQVCHAAVAQWDMSVTVLRLAWPTTDEAWPAWALPGRPPRTHTLDGAPVHALAADDLARAVLAALEHRAGYDVFHITGTDRAGLWNQAKARDLLHWEPRRR